A region from the Haloarcula limicola genome encodes:
- a CDS encoding winged helix-turn-helix transcriptional regulator, producing MTATLRAVVGLVAVLVLATTVSPAVAAGPAVRSPDDAELHQAVSTGGMPGLGTGDDRLEASTLLQLQDGLFSVSLPVTDVVPVVPAVAGYSRFGDGDPLEHETRQRLFDAVTGDPGVYVTELARETDTHVSTTRYHVRVLVDEGLIQRTNENGRSYLFPAHAENSVSPATVEDGTRRALLSALDRHGPATGGELAERVSLTKSTVSYHLQRLREDGLIDRQRDGRSTINALADGIDGAFVPTADDD from the coding sequence ATGACAGCTACACTCCGAGCGGTCGTCGGTCTCGTCGCGGTACTCGTCCTGGCGACGACGGTGTCGCCGGCGGTAGCGGCGGGACCGGCGGTCAGGTCACCCGACGATGCTGAGTTGCATCAAGCAGTCAGTACCGGCGGGATGCCCGGCCTCGGAACGGGAGACGATCGCCTGGAGGCATCCACTCTGCTGCAACTCCAGGACGGACTGTTCAGCGTGAGCCTCCCCGTCACGGACGTCGTTCCGGTGGTTCCGGCCGTCGCCGGCTACTCCCGATTCGGTGACGGCGACCCGCTGGAACACGAGACGCGCCAGCGGCTCTTCGACGCCGTCACCGGCGACCCCGGCGTCTACGTCACCGAACTCGCTCGCGAGACGGACACCCACGTCTCGACGACCCGCTATCACGTCCGCGTCCTCGTCGACGAGGGGCTGATCCAGCGGACGAACGAGAACGGGCGGAGCTATCTGTTCCCGGCACACGCCGAGAACAGCGTCTCGCCGGCGACGGTAGAGGACGGGACGCGGCGTGCCCTCCTCAGCGCGCTGGACCGACACGGACCTGCGACGGGAGGCGAACTCGCCGAGCGGGTGAGCCTCACGAAGAGCACTGTCTCCTACCATCTACAACGACTCCGAGAAGACGGACTGATCGACCGGCAACGCGACGGTCGATCGACTATCAACGCGCTCGCGGACGGTATCGACGGGGCGTTCGTCCCGACCGCCGACGATGACTGA
- a CDS encoding DUF1328 family protein: MLQNAIMTPLQSGGFLEFALLFLVLAIVAGVAGFRGIAGLSMRIAKILVLVFLVLMVVSLLL; the protein is encoded by the coding sequence ATGCTACAGAACGCCATCATGACACCGCTGCAGTCGGGCGGGTTCCTCGAGTTCGCACTCCTCTTTCTGGTCTTAGCCATCGTCGCAGGCGTGGCCGGGTTCCGAGGCATCGCCGGCCTCAGCATGAGAATCGCGAAGATACTGGTACTGGTCTTCCTCGTACTCATGGTCGTCAGCCTCTTGCTGTAG
- a CDS encoding HalOD1 output domain-containing protein, producing MTERASEPTDISLMYVPAAGCHYATVERPGSMSDVVTLCVAHLDGISCAELPPLSDVLDPSALDALFADESACPSCVLTFEYCGYAVTVDSAVQCRFSRIGAGD from the coding sequence ATGACCGAGCGAGCGTCCGAGCCGACCGATATCTCGCTCATGTACGTCCCGGCCGCCGGCTGTCACTACGCGACGGTCGAGCGTCCCGGGTCGATGAGCGACGTCGTCACACTCTGTGTGGCGCATCTCGACGGTATCTCGTGTGCCGAACTCCCGCCGCTGAGCGACGTCCTCGACCCGTCGGCGCTCGATGCCCTGTTCGCGGACGAGAGCGCCTGTCCGTCCTGCGTGCTCACGTTCGAGTACTGCGGATACGCTGTCACCGTCGACAGCGCGGTCCAGTGTCGGTTCTCACGGATCGGAGCCGGCGACTGA